A region from the Eptesicus fuscus isolate TK198812 chromosome 1, DD_ASM_mEF_20220401, whole genome shotgun sequence genome encodes:
- the LOC129148904 gene encoding LOW QUALITY PROTEIN: syncytin-1-like (The sequence of the model RefSeq protein was modified relative to this genomic sequence to represent the inferred CDS: inserted 1 base in 1 codon) produces the protein METITQTLLQGIMLILIPMTNGGLGPPINKQELLLELFGNPCDCRGGNSGVIPTSYTRIANCGSSTAFLIYKRQTGGGYEQSWKCVGKPKIIPMVNGEPGPCPSDCQKAIELHSTCYNSVQQCSHTDGKIYLTAVLQRTYSGSFGGKYDYSHPLGHSKYAQASCRGKVGKDICWPPQAPIHVSDGGGPTDRVREAMVQKQIEEIIKRMYPPLQYHPLALPKSRGIDLDTQTSNILEATLRALNVTNPTLAGDCWLCMTLGTPMPLAIPANTTNVQPKGNCSVGLPFRIQPIGLNTSLRLQSHPQNDNYDLDVGFTTFTNCSSIVNYTSSLCPAPGQVFVCGGNMAFTALPTNWTGLCVQAIVLPDIDIIPGNEPIPLPSLDYIAGRSKRAIQLIPLLVGLGVSGAMAFGTAGLGVAMHSYTKLSNQLIDDVQALSGTINDLQDQIDSLAEVVLQNRRGLDXTAEQGGICLALQERCCFYANKSGIVRDKIKKLQEDLVKRRKELFENPLWSGLNGFLPYLLPLLGPLLGLLILLSLGPFLFNKLMAFLKQQIEAIQMKPIQVHYHKLEMADRDAYMGTYSDAV, from the exons ATGGAGACAATTACCCAGACCCTATTGCAAGGAATAATGTTGATCCTGATACCTATGACTAACGGCGGACTGGGACCCCCAATAAACAAGCAAGAGTTACTTTTGGAGCTGTTTGGAAACCCTTGCGACTGCAGAGGAGGTAACAGTGGGGTGATTCCCACTTCTTACACCCGGATAGCCAATTGTGGCAGCAGTACAGCCTTTTTAATTTATAAGAGACAAACAGGGGGAGGATACGAACAAAGCTGGAAATGTGTTGGGAAGCCCAAAATCATACCTATGGTTAATGGCGAACCAGGGCCCTGCCCCAGCGATTGTCAAAAGGCCATAGAGCTACACTCTACCTGTTATAACAGTGTCCAGCAGTGTTCTCACACAGATGGCAAAATATACCTAACGGCCGTCTTACAAAGAACTTATAGTGGTTCCTTTGGAGGCAAGTATGATTATAGCCACCCTCTGGGGCACTCTAAATATGCCCAAGCCTCCTGCCGCGGCAAGGTCGGCAAAGATATTTGCTGGCCACCACAAGCACCGATCCACGTGTCTGATGGCGGTGGACCAACAGACAGGGTAAGGGAAGCCATGGTTCAGAAACAGATTGAAGAAATTATCAAGCGCATGTATCCTCCCCTACAATACCACCCTTTGGCTCTGCCCAAATCTCGGGGCATAGATCTTGACACCCAAACCTCCAACATCTTGGAGGCTACACTCAGAGCTCTGAATGTTACCAACCCAACCCTTGCGGGGGACTGCTGGTTGTGTATGACCCTTGGTACACCCATGCCCCTTGCCATCCCAGCAAATACTACCAATGTACAACCTAAGGGGAACTGTAGTGTTGGCTTGCCTTTTAGGATCCAACCTATAGGACTTAATACATCCCTGCGCTTACAAAGCCACCCCCAAAATGATAACTATGATTTAGACGTAGGATTCACTACTTTTACAAATTGCTCCTCTATTGTCAACTATACCTCATCTCTCTGTCCCGCTCCCGGGCAAGTGTTTGTGTGCGGAGGAAACATGGCCTTCACTGCCCTACCTACAAACTGGACGGGGCTATGCGTACAGGCCATTGTTCTCCCTGATATTGATATTATTCCGGGGAACGAGCCTATTCCCCTACCCAGCCTTGACTACATTGCTGGACGCAGTAAGCGAGCTATCCAGCTCATCCCCTTACTTGTAGGTCTAGGGGTCTCTGGAGCTATGGCTTTTGGCACAGCAGGTCTAGGGGTAGCAATGCATTCCTATACAAAATTATCGAACCAATTGATCGACGACGTCCAAGCTCTCTCTGGTACCATTAATGATCTCCAGGACCAGATTGATTCACTGGCTGAGGTTGTCCTACAAAACAGAAGGGGGTTAG TTACAGCAGAACAGGGAGGAATATGCTTAGCCCTACAGGAACGCTGTTGCTTCTATGCCAACAAATCCGGAATCGTCCGAGACAAGATAAAGAAATTACAAGAAGACCTGGTGAAAAGGCGAAAGGAGCTGTTCGAAAACCCTCTTTGGAGTGGGCTGAATGGATTCCTCCCATATCTCCTTCCCTTATTAGGACCCCTGCTCGGCCTATTGATCCTACTATCGCTAGGTCCTTTCTTATTCAACAAACTCATGGCATTTCTTAAGCAACAAATAGAAGCCATCCAAATGAAACCCATACAGGTCCATTACCACAAACTTGAAATGGCCGACAGGGACGCGTATATGGGAACTTACTCAGACGCTGTCTGA